GATGAACTGACAGAGCAGGACAAAGAGTTAATCTCAACTGCCGAGAGTATGCTGAAACGGGCTTATGCTCCTTATTCTCATTTTCATGTCGGCGCTGCAGTGAGACTGACTAACGGAGAAATATATGTCGGCTGCAATCAGGAAAATGCTTCTTATCCGCTGTGTATGTGTGGTGAAAGAGTAGCTTTATACAATGCGGGCGCCAATAGACCTGACGTACCGGTAGAGACATTGGCTATTCTGGTTCAGAATCAGAAACAACCCGTCCCGGAGCCGGCTTCTCCATGCGGAGCTTGCAGGCAAGTCATCTATGAATTTGAAATGCGGCACAATCATCCTATACGTATTCTGCTCAAAGCGGACGGAAAGGAAATATATGAAATTCCTTCAGGTAAACATTTGCTTCCTATGGGTTTTGATAGTTCATTTCTTTAATCAGGATTTCATTGACTTTATCAACATCTTCTTCGGTATCCACACCAACAGTACTATATTTTGTCTCAAAACAATGAATAGGGTAGCCATTTTCAAGCCATCTTAATTGTTCCAGAGACTCTGCATTTTCAAGGGGAGAAAGCGGAAGTTGTGTTATTTCCAACAAGGTTTTTCTTTTAAAAGCGTAAATTCCCACATGTTTATAATATGGGAAAGACTCAAGCCAATTTCTGTAAGGAAGGTCTCTGTGACCCGGTACAGCCTGTCGTGAAAAATACAAAACCTTATCCTGCCTGTCCGTAATTACTTTTACAATATTGTAATTGAAGAGTTCGTTTGGGTCTGTAATTCTGTATTTTTGAGTGGCTATCTGAATTTCCGGCGATTTGATCCGACGGATGAGTTCGTCTATTTGATGTGGATTGATGAGTGGCTCGTCGCCCTGAACATTAATCAGGATATCAGCATCAATATTGGCAGCAACTTCACTTATTCTGTCTGTTCCTGATTGGTGTTCCGGTGATGTCATGATGACTTTACCACCGAATGACTGAACATGTCTGAAAATTTTG
The genomic region above belongs to Saprospiraceae bacterium and contains:
- the kdsB gene encoding 3-deoxy-manno-octulosonate cytidylyltransferase produces the protein MKTCIIIPSRLASTRLPEKALADILGKSLIQRVYEQASLSKEADDVIVATDHDKIFRHVQSFGGKVIMTSPEHQSGTDRISEVAANIDADILINVQGDEPLINPHQIDELIRRIKSPEIQIATQKYRITDPNELFNYNIVKVITDRQDKVLYFSRQAVPGHRDLPYRNWLESFPYYKHVGIYAFKRKTLLEITQLPLSPLENAESLEQLRWLENGYPIHCFETKYSTVGVDTEEDVDKVNEILIKEMNYQNP
- the cdd gene encoding cytidine deaminase: MREIRSETIIKIISSVDELTEQDKELISTAESMLKRAYAPYSHFHVGAAVRLTNGEIYVGCNQENASYPLCMCGERVALYNAGANRPDVPVETLAILVQNQKQPVPEPASPCGACRQVIYEFEMRHNHPIRILLKADGKEIYEIPSGKHLLPMGFDSSFL